One segment of Desulfosudis oleivorans Hxd3 DNA contains the following:
- a CDS encoding sugar phosphorylase, translating to MNTVDNQIQSLLERIYDPDTAGQAAGHLNRLMAGFPARPAQKQSFFSEADTVLITYGNTLNRPGQAPLGTLGEFARTRLKDAFSAVHVLPFFPYSSDDGFSVIDFYRVDPDLGTWDDIAALCRDFDLMVDLVLNHISAQSPWFSRYLAKEQGFEDLAIEARPGEDLMCVVRPRTTPLLTPFKKADGTTVHVWTTFSVDQVDLNYCSVGVLEKMVDVLLFYVGQGAAFIRLDAVAYLWKKPGTYCIHLEQTHDMVRLFRAVLDRVAPDTVLVTETNVPHAENISYFGHGGDEAQVVYNFTLPPLLLHAFITENTAALTRWAATLELPSDRTTFLNFTASHDGIGVRPLEGILPEAEIDRLTAHTLENGGQVSFRTRPDGSQAPYELNITYLDALSRAGDSDTTRAARLLASLAVQLALPGIPAVYIHTLLGTRNWADGVKQTGRARTINRRPLDTDDVNRAIDTAGTLGHAVFHAALYLLNLRRRQPAFHPNAPFAVLDLSSRVFAIRRTCAEQTLVAVTSVSGASQTIALPPDTPAQMTDLVTGRPMNTGDLHLEPWQTVWLADAAPL from the coding sequence TTGAACACCGTTGACAACCAGATCCAGTCGCTGCTGGAAAGAATCTACGACCCGGACACGGCCGGCCAGGCCGCTGGCCATCTGAACCGCCTGATGGCCGGCTTTCCCGCACGGCCCGCACAAAAACAGTCCTTTTTTTCCGAGGCCGACACGGTCCTCATCACCTACGGCAACACCTTGAACCGGCCGGGCCAGGCCCCGCTGGGAACTTTGGGCGAATTTGCCCGCACCCGGCTGAAGGATGCCTTTTCCGCGGTTCACGTGCTGCCCTTTTTCCCCTATTCATCGGATGACGGGTTTTCCGTGATCGATTTTTACCGGGTGGACCCCGATCTGGGTACCTGGGACGACATCGCCGCCCTGTGCAGGGATTTTGACCTGATGGTGGACCTGGTGCTCAACCACATCTCAGCCCAGAGCCCCTGGTTTTCCCGTTACCTTGCCAAAGAGCAGGGGTTTGAAGACCTGGCCATTGAGGCCCGGCCCGGAGAAGACCTGATGTGCGTGGTGCGGCCCCGCACCACCCCTCTGCTGACCCCCTTTAAAAAGGCGGACGGTACAACCGTTCATGTGTGGACCACCTTTTCCGTCGACCAGGTGGACTTGAACTACTGCAGCGTGGGCGTGCTGGAAAAGATGGTGGATGTGCTGCTGTTCTACGTGGGGCAGGGGGCCGCCTTCATCCGGCTGGACGCGGTGGCCTATCTCTGGAAAAAGCCCGGCACTTACTGCATTCACCTGGAACAGACCCACGACATGGTCCGGCTGTTTCGGGCCGTGCTGGACCGGGTGGCCCCGGACACGGTGCTGGTCACCGAGACCAACGTGCCCCACGCCGAAAACATCAGCTATTTCGGCCATGGCGGGGACGAGGCCCAGGTGGTGTACAATTTTACACTGCCGCCCCTGCTGCTTCATGCCTTTATTACGGAGAACACCGCAGCCCTGACCCGGTGGGCCGCCACCCTGGAACTGCCGTCGGACCGCACCACTTTTTTAAACTTTACCGCCTCCCACGACGGTATCGGGGTCCGGCCCCTGGAGGGCATTCTTCCCGAGGCCGAAATCGACCGGCTGACGGCCCATACCCTGGAAAACGGGGGCCAGGTCTCTTTTCGCACCCGGCCGGACGGCTCCCAGGCCCCTTATGAGCTCAACATCACCTACCTGGACGCCCTGAGCCGGGCCGGCGACAGCGATACCACCCGTGCCGCCCGCCTGCTGGCCTCCCTGGCCGTGCAACTGGCACTGCCCGGCATACCGGCGGTCTACATTCACACCCTGCTGGGTACGCGCAACTGGGCCGATGGGGTCAAACAGACCGGCCGGGCCCGCACCATCAATCGCCGGCCTCTGGACACAGACGATGTAAACCGGGCCATTGATACAGCCGGCACTCTTGGCCACGCGGTTTTTCACGCGGCCCTTTACCTACTGAACCTGCGCCGGCGCCAGCCCGCGTTCCACCCCAACGCGCCTTTTGCCGTGCTGGACCTCTCTTCCCGTGTTTTTGCCATTCGCCGGACCTGCGCCGAACAGACCCTGGTCGCCGTCACCAGTGTGTCGGGTGCTTCCCAGACCATTGCATTGCCGCCGGACACCCCGGCCCAAATGACCGACCTGGTGACCGGCCGGCCCATGAACACCGGCGATCTTCACCTGGAACCCTGGCAGACGGTATGGCTGGCCGATGCGGCCCCTTTATAA
- a CDS encoding SDR family NAD(P)-dependent oxidoreductase — protein MNLFTDKVFIVTGGASGMGRAVCELLGTRGAILIIADIDGESAEKVAAGITAAGGRATGVFLDTTADETVRRLVDETAAEYGRLDYMFNNAGILIAGEVRDMSDDHWARILDVNFRGVLTGTLAAYRIMVEQGFGHIINTASTAGLVPIPVITAYATTKHAVVGLSISLRPEAAKAGVRVSVVCPGYVSTSIFDKGTVVKGDMAGLLSTMPIKPISPEKAAGYIVRGVAANRGVIVFPFHARFLWALYRMCPAFFGWGSRKVVDDFRKIRDRQ, from the coding sequence TGTTCACCGATAAAGTCTTTATTGTAACCGGCGGGGCGTCCGGCATGGGCCGGGCCGTTTGTGAACTTCTGGGGACGCGCGGCGCCATATTGATTATTGCCGATATTGACGGAGAAAGCGCTGAAAAGGTGGCGGCCGGCATTACGGCTGCGGGCGGCCGAGCCACGGGCGTGTTCCTGGACACCACGGCGGATGAAACGGTCAGGCGGCTGGTGGATGAAACAGCCGCCGAGTACGGCCGGCTGGACTACATGTTCAACAACGCCGGTATCCTGATCGCCGGGGAAGTGAGAGACATGAGCGACGACCATTGGGCCCGCATCCTGGATGTCAATTTCCGGGGCGTTCTCACCGGTACGCTGGCAGCCTACCGGATAATGGTTGAACAGGGTTTTGGCCACATCATCAACACGGCCTCCACGGCCGGGCTGGTTCCCATTCCGGTGATCACGGCATATGCCACTACCAAACACGCCGTGGTGGGTCTTTCAATATCCCTGCGGCCGGAGGCGGCCAAAGCGGGGGTCCGGGTCAGCGTGGTCTGCCCGGGATATGTGAGTACATCCATTTTTGACAAGGGGACCGTGGTCAAAGGGGATATGGCCGGACTGCTGTCGACCATGCCCATAAAACCCATAAGCCCGGAAAAGGCGGCCGGATATATTGTCCGGGGTGTCGCGGCCAACCGGGGCGTCATTGTTTTTCCCTTCCATGCACGATTCCTCTGGGCACTGTATCGCATGTGCCCGGCCTTTTTCGGCTGGGGGTCCCGGAAGGTGGTGGACGACTTTCGGAAAATCAGGGACCGGCAATAA